A single region of the Salipaludibacillus sp. LMS25 genome encodes:
- a CDS encoding amino acid ABC transporter ATP-binding protein — MIKVTDLHKSFGDVDVLKGLNVAVEEQEVVCVIGPSGSGKSTFLRCLNLLEEMTSGDVVIDGKNLTDPKVNINQLRSQVGMVFQHFNLFPHMTVLKNVTLGPIKVKQVAREEAESLAVNLLGKVGLSDKAHAYPNSLSGGQKQRVAIARSLAMNPKVMLFDEPTSALDPELVGDVLGAMKDLANEGMTMVVVTHEMGFAREMGDRVIFMDQGVIMEEGKPEDIFDHPQHPRTQAFLSKLL; from the coding sequence ATGATTAAAGTAACTGACTTACACAAGTCTTTCGGAGACGTTGACGTATTAAAAGGGCTTAATGTAGCGGTAGAAGAACAAGAAGTCGTGTGTGTCATTGGCCCTTCTGGTTCAGGCAAGAGTACTTTCTTACGATGTCTTAACTTACTCGAAGAAATGACATCTGGTGACGTTGTAATTGATGGCAAAAATCTGACTGATCCTAAAGTGAATATAAATCAATTACGCTCACAAGTGGGGATGGTTTTCCAACATTTTAACCTTTTCCCCCATATGACAGTCTTAAAAAACGTAACGTTAGGGCCAATTAAAGTTAAGCAAGTCGCTCGTGAAGAAGCGGAAAGCTTAGCTGTGAATTTGCTTGGAAAAGTTGGGTTATCTGACAAAGCACACGCCTATCCAAACAGTTTATCAGGCGGTCAGAAGCAACGAGTGGCTATCGCAAGATCTTTAGCGATGAATCCAAAAGTCATGTTATTCGATGAACCTACTTCCGCTTTAGACCCTGAACTAGTGGGTGACGTTTTAGGGGCTATGAAAGATTTAGCTAACGAAGGCATGACGATGGTGGTCGTCACGCATGAAATGGGTTTTGCGAGAGAAATGGGTGATCGTGTTATTTTTATGGACCAAGGTGTTATTATGGAAGAAGGAAAACCAGAAGATATATTCGATCATCCTCAACACCCAAGAACCCAAGCATTTTTAAGTAAATTATTATAA
- a CDS encoding cold-shock protein — protein sequence MTQGTVKWFNAEKGFGFIEVEGQDDVFVHYSAIQGDGFKSLEEGQSVTFDIEEGQRGPQATNVQK from the coding sequence ATGACTCAAGGAACAGTAAAGTGGTTTAACGCGGAAAAAGGATTTGGCTTCATTGAAGTAGAAGGACAAGATGATGTGTTTGTTCATTATTCGGCAATACAGGGAGATGGGTTTAAATCTCTTGAAGAAGGGCAATCTGTTACATTTGATATCGAAGAAGGCCAGCGTGGACCACAAGCAACTAACGTGCAAAAATAG
- a CDS encoding TIGR04053 family radical SAM/SPASM domain-containing protein, with product MVKHSHSQHHGYPHGNSMTTIDYNKNPFIVIWEVTRACELHCVHCRADAQTTPHPHELSHKQGLTLIDDIYEMDNPMLVFTGGDCMMREDLFELADYAVKKGMRVSMTPSATDNVTLATMKKAKEVGLARWGLSLDGPTPEIHDQFRGTSGSFNLTLSKINDLKTCDMPLQINTVISRYNYDYLEEMAALVKELEVVMWYIFLLVPTGRGQINDCLTPAEHEKVFRWLYELNKTAPFDIKTTAAQHHRRVVLQQKMKDNIIKKGNIHYADAISDTASHIDGLKRAPKSVNDGNGFIFISHTGEVMPSGLLPIKVGNVKEKPLKDIYRHSPILKELRDPNLYKGKCGVCDYRFVCGGSRSRAYAVTGDYLESEPFCIYIPEAYRI from the coding sequence ATGGTAAAGCACTCTCATTCACAACATCATGGGTATCCACACGGTAATAGCATGACAACGATTGATTACAACAAAAATCCGTTCATCGTTATTTGGGAAGTGACGAGAGCCTGTGAGCTTCACTGTGTTCATTGTCGAGCTGATGCTCAAACGACACCCCATCCTCACGAGCTGTCTCACAAACAAGGATTAACACTGATCGATGATATTTATGAGATGGACAACCCTATGCTCGTCTTTACAGGTGGTGACTGTATGATGCGAGAGGATTTATTTGAACTAGCTGATTATGCAGTCAAAAAAGGTATGAGAGTGTCTATGACACCGAGTGCTACAGACAATGTTACACTAGCTACAATGAAAAAAGCAAAAGAAGTAGGCTTAGCACGTTGGGGCTTAAGTCTCGATGGTCCTACCCCAGAAATTCATGACCAATTTAGAGGTACGTCAGGCTCTTTCAACTTAACTCTTTCTAAAATCAACGACTTAAAAACATGTGATATGCCTTTACAGATTAATACCGTTATCTCCCGTTATAATTACGATTACTTAGAAGAGATGGCCGCATTAGTTAAAGAGTTGGAAGTCGTTATGTGGTATATCTTTCTTCTCGTTCCTACTGGTCGTGGACAGATTAACGATTGTTTGACACCTGCTGAGCATGAGAAAGTGTTTCGTTGGTTATATGAGCTAAACAAAACAGCTCCTTTTGACATTAAGACAACGGCAGCACAACATCATCGACGTGTCGTACTACAGCAAAAAATGAAAGACAACATCATAAAAAAAGGAAACATTCACTACGCTGATGCCATATCCGATACAGCTTCTCATATTGATGGTTTAAAAAGAGCGCCTAAAAGTGTCAATGACGGTAACGGCTTTATATTTATTTCGCATACGGGTGAAGTTATGCCAAGCGGTCTTCTCCCTATTAAAGTAGGAAATGTTAAAGAAAAGCCACTTAAGGATATTTACCGCCACTCTCCTATTTTAAAGGAACTGAGAGATCCTAATTTATACAAAGGGAAATGTGGTGTGTGTGACTACCGATTCGTGTGTGGCGGGTCTCGCTCTCGGGCTTATGCTGTGACAGGTGATTATTTAGAAAGTGAACCCTTCTGTATTTACATACCTGAAGCCTATCGTATATAA
- a CDS encoding GntR family transcriptional regulator has translation MIDKNSPIPIYYQLEEKIKTQIDQGELQPGDMLPSEREYASHYAISRMTVRQAITKLVNDGYVYRKKGTGTFVAAKKIDQPLQGLTSFTEDMKARGMVATNRLIHFKVMSPPLPVMKALNIDSSTPVYEIQRVRLADGLPMALETTYISKRLIPDITEELLERSLYDYVENSLGKEIGEGTQIIESSTVNQNEITHLNVKKGAPVLLIERHTYLKDGTPLELVKSSYRADRYRFMINMQR, from the coding sequence ATGATTGATAAAAACTCACCTATCCCTATTTACTATCAGCTAGAAGAGAAAATTAAAACGCAAATTGATCAAGGAGAGCTCCAGCCTGGGGATATGCTTCCTTCTGAGCGGGAGTATGCCAGTCATTATGCTATTAGCCGTATGACGGTAAGGCAAGCGATTACGAAGCTTGTAAATGACGGATACGTCTATAGGAAAAAAGGGACCGGAACGTTTGTAGCAGCCAAAAAAATTGACCAACCTCTGCAAGGATTAACAAGCTTTACTGAAGATATGAAAGCTAGAGGAATGGTTGCAACAAACCGATTGATACATTTTAAAGTCATGTCACCTCCTCTACCGGTTATGAAAGCGCTAAACATCGATTCCAGTACGCCTGTTTACGAGATTCAAAGAGTCAGGTTAGCTGACGGCCTTCCTATGGCGTTAGAGACGACTTATATTTCAAAACGTTTAATTCCAGATATAACAGAAGAACTATTAGAACGATCCCTGTATGATTATGTAGAAAATAGTCTTGGGAAAGAAATAGGGGAAGGCACACAAATTATTGAGTCTTCTACCGTTAATCAAAATGAAATTACCCATCTTAATGTAAAAAAAGGGGCTCCTGTGCTTTTGATTGAGCGACATACCTATTTAAAAGATGGCACCCCTCTTGAATTGGTTAAATCTTCATATAGAGCTGATCGTTATAGATTTATGATAAACATGCAGCGCTAG
- a CDS encoding glycosyltransferase family 4 protein, which translates to MTTKTMGQSKQLHRLNIVHGTMEIANQMYTISKGLQHYTIPAKTLNYYRNYLNYSSEFEIDWSHFRTTEKLKLYLLNHLIPENDLFHFHFATSLYKDNYDLTLLKNLNKPVIMHHWGSDVRQLSKALEVNPYAKVKVANTPSIDKHLQFISSHISHCIVPDDELRRYVEDYYEHVHVVPSMIDLDAYSFNPLQKNEKPLIVHAPTHSKIKGTSYIVKAIEQLKPHYSFEFVLVEKASHLEAKKIYEKADIIIDQLHIGSYGLFSIEGMAMGKPVICYISDYMLEKYPSELPIIPANPDTIRDKLEELLKNKDALPEIGLRSREYAIKHHDYKKNSANIIDIYKSII; encoded by the coding sequence ATGACGACAAAAACCATGGGGCAAAGTAAACAACTTCATCGTTTGAATATAGTGCATGGTACGATGGAGATAGCCAATCAAATGTATACTATTTCAAAAGGACTACAACACTACACTATCCCTGCAAAAACGTTAAATTATTACCGCAATTACTTAAATTATTCATCTGAATTTGAGATAGATTGGAGCCATTTTCGAACAACAGAAAAGTTAAAGCTATACTTGCTGAATCATTTAATTCCTGAGAATGACTTATTTCACTTTCATTTTGCCACATCCTTATACAAGGATAACTACGACCTCACTCTTCTTAAAAATTTAAATAAACCGGTTATTATGCATCATTGGGGCAGTGATGTCCGTCAGCTGTCTAAAGCTTTAGAGGTGAATCCATACGCTAAAGTGAAAGTAGCTAATACGCCATCTATTGACAAACACCTTCAATTTATTTCTAGTCACATTAGCCACTGTATTGTTCCTGATGATGAATTACGGCGCTATGTGGAAGACTATTACGAACATGTTCATGTCGTACCGTCAATGATTGATTTAGACGCTTATTCTTTCAACCCGTTACAAAAAAATGAGAAACCGCTGATCGTGCATGCACCAACACACTCAAAAATTAAGGGGACTTCCTATATAGTAAAGGCCATCGAACAACTTAAACCTCACTATTCGTTTGAATTTGTATTAGTTGAAAAAGCATCCCATTTAGAAGCAAAAAAAATTTATGAGAAAGCAGATATTATTATTGATCAACTTCATATCGGCAGCTACGGCCTTTTTTCTATTGAAGGAATGGCGATGGGGAAACCAGTCATATGTTACATTAGTGATTATATGTTGGAAAAATATCCTTCAGAGTTACCTATAATACCTGCTAACCCGGACACCATTCGAGATAAACTAGAAGAGCTGTTAAAAAATAAAGATGCTTTACCTGAAATAGGACTAAGGTCTAGAGAATATGCCATAAAACATCATGATTATAAAAAAAATAGCGCAAATATAATTGACATTTATAAGTCGATTATTTAA
- a CDS encoding NAD-dependent epimerase/dehydratase family protein, translated as MNMGHVLVTGGAGFIGSQLVNELISVTDKITVIDDLSTGNEKAIPSSDNITFYKESILNTDIFQSVLKDVDYIFHLAARNLALSVGDAKKDLEINTLGTLNMLEHAREYGEKLKRFIYASTSSIYGNATSFPTKEREKDLTSPYATSKYSAEQYCLLYKNMYDLPTVILRLSNVFGRGQLPTNPYCGVVAKFYEAITTKQPLIIYGDGSQTRDFTYIDDVIQAFVLTAINSHAIGNVFNVGTGKETSVLKLAKMVADIYQVPDCAYVYKEKRVIDTVDRRCLSIKHISDLIDWQPKHDLYTGLERTAAWYNTTPN; from the coding sequence ATGAATATGGGGCATGTATTAGTAACAGGAGGAGCAGGATTTATTGGGTCTCAGCTTGTAAACGAATTAATATCTGTTACTGATAAAATAACAGTCATTGATGATTTATCAACGGGAAATGAAAAGGCGATCCCAAGTAGTGATAACATAACATTTTATAAAGAAAGTATCTTAAATACAGACATTTTTCAGTCTGTTTTGAAGGATGTTGATTACATCTTTCATCTTGCTGCAAGAAATTTAGCTTTGTCAGTAGGAGATGCTAAAAAAGATTTAGAAATTAATACTTTAGGTACGCTGAACATGTTGGAGCATGCGAGAGAATATGGAGAAAAGTTAAAACGATTTATATATGCATCTACATCTTCTATATATGGTAATGCAACCTCTTTTCCAACAAAGGAAAGGGAGAAAGATCTTACTTCTCCATATGCCACTAGTAAATATTCGGCTGAACAATATTGTCTGTTATATAAAAACATGTATGACCTCCCAACAGTTATATTAAGGTTATCTAATGTATTTGGTAGAGGACAGCTCCCTACAAACCCGTACTGTGGAGTGGTAGCTAAATTTTATGAAGCAATAACGACGAAACAACCTCTCATTATATATGGAGACGGATCTCAAACAAGAGATTTTACGTATATAGATGATGTCATTCAGGCATTTGTTTTGACCGCTATAAACTCACATGCTATAGGAAATGTTTTCAATGTGGGAACTGGCAAAGAAACGTCTGTGTTAAAACTGGCTAAAATGGTCGCTGATATTTATCAAGTACCTGATTGTGCTTATGTCTATAAAGAAAAAAGGGTAATTGATACGGTTGATAGACGTTGTCTATCTATTAAACATATAAGTGATCTTATAGACTGGCAGCCTAAACATGATCTGTACACAGGGTTAGAACGGACGGCAGCATGGTATAATACTACACCAAACTGA
- a CDS encoding glycosyltransferase, producing MITISLCMIVKNEEKVLARCLETVKDLVDEINIVDTGSEDRTVEIAKEYTDRIFFYEWTGDFAAARNESFKYATKDYILYLDADDVILEEDQEKLKKLKKSLDPSVDSVSMFYNAGMDDYGNVTLRYRRNRLVKTDKNFKWGGDVHNYLNVSGHIINSDVAITHKKIKHASNRNLSIYKTKIERGDIFSARDYFYYGNELRENGHREKAIEAYEKNIQMTEGWIEDKFYACINKADCHRQLGEPDRELESLFQSFIFSKTPRPEACSRIGYHFQTKRLYDHAIYWYEQALNLKPDTNQWSFSYPAYSTWYPHLQLCVCYDRIGKKEKAYDHNEKAREYRPQDRAVLHNKTYFEKTLNLTE from the coding sequence ATGATCACAATTAGCTTATGTATGATTGTTAAAAATGAAGAAAAGGTGTTAGCGAGGTGTTTAGAGACAGTTAAAGACCTTGTAGATGAAATTAATATTGTTGATACTGGCTCGGAAGATAGGACCGTGGAGATTGCGAAAGAGTATACAGATCGGATCTTTTTTTATGAATGGACCGGAGACTTTGCAGCAGCAAGAAATGAATCGTTTAAATATGCAACGAAAGATTATATTTTATATTTAGATGCAGATGATGTGATATTAGAAGAAGATCAAGAGAAATTAAAAAAATTAAAAAAATCGTTAGACCCTTCTGTAGACTCTGTGTCCATGTTTTATAATGCCGGAATGGATGACTATGGAAATGTCACCTTGAGATATCGACGTAATCGTTTGGTGAAAACAGACAAAAATTTTAAATGGGGAGGAGATGTTCATAATTATTTAAATGTCTCCGGTCATATTATTAACTCTGATGTGGCGATTACTCATAAAAAAATAAAGCATGCGTCAAATAGGAACTTATCTATTTATAAAACAAAGATCGAACGAGGGGATATTTTTTCAGCAAGAGATTACTTTTATTATGGAAATGAGCTAAGAGAGAATGGTCATCGAGAAAAAGCCATTGAAGCGTATGAAAAAAATATTCAGATGACAGAAGGATGGATTGAAGATAAATTTTACGCCTGCATCAATAAAGCGGACTGCCATCGACAGCTTGGTGAGCCAGATAGAGAGCTGGAATCGCTGTTTCAATCTTTTATATTTTCTAAGACGCCTAGACCGGAAGCTTGTAGTAGAATTGGCTATCATTTTCAAACAAAAAGATTATATGATCATGCTATTTACTGGTATGAGCAAGCACTAAATTTAAAGCCTGACACGAATCAATGGAGCTTTAGTTATCCGGCTTATTCTACGTGGTATCCTCATTTACAATTGTGTGTCTGTTACGATCGCATCGGAAAGAAAGAAAAAGCTTATGACCATAATGAAAAAGCGAGAGAATATCGGCCGCAAGATCGAGCTGTACTCCATAATAAAACCTATTTTGAGAAAACGTTAAATCTTACAGAGTAG
- a CDS encoding NTTRR-F1 domain — translation MAIVNLITNGSFETGTLAGWSAVNTTVVSGQAHSGLFSARLAGGATSASLIQNVPAEPGGQYQLLVSLSKTTTQQSPTILLEVDYLNAANTVIGSGLSVVIQFGSIPTILNDTWLDISRNTAPAPANTTQAQVRIIKPTAALNAPAILVDDVELLDTTNGDPGPPGPPGPTGPEGPTGATGPTGPAGATGPEGPTGPAGATGPAGATGPEGPTGPAGPTGPAGATGPEGPTGPAGVTGATGPEGPTGPAGPTGPAGPEGPAGATGPEGPAGATGPAGPTGPAGPEGPAGATGPAGPTGPAGPTGSAGATGPEGPAGATGPEGPTGPAGVTGATGPEGPTGPEGATGPAGPTGPEGATGPEGPTGPEGPTGPAGPTGPAGATGPAGVTGATGPEGPTGPAGATGATGETGATGATGETGATGPTGATGATGPEGATGPEGATGPEGPTGPTGPTGPQGPTGPQGPTGPAGP, via the coding sequence ATGGCTATCGTAAATTTAATTACAAATGGCAGTTTTGAGACGGGGACACTTGCTGGGTGGAGTGCTGTAAATACAACCGTGGTAAGCGGTCAAGCACATTCAGGTCTGTTTTCAGCCCGTTTAGCAGGTGGGGCGACTTCAGCTTCACTCATTCAAAATGTACCAGCTGAACCAGGTGGACAGTATCAACTGTTAGTTTCACTGTCTAAAACGACAACACAGCAAAGTCCGACCATTTTATTAGAAGTCGATTATTTAAATGCAGCAAATACAGTTATAGGGTCTGGTTTATCAGTCGTCATTCAATTTGGAAGTATTCCAACAATTCTGAATGATACATGGCTGGACATATCTCGAAATACGGCACCAGCGCCAGCAAATACAACACAAGCTCAAGTGCGGATTATTAAACCGACGGCTGCCCTTAATGCTCCAGCAATATTAGTTGATGATGTCGAATTATTAGATACAACGAATGGAGATCCAGGACCTCCAGGGCCTCCAGGACCAACGGGACCAGAGGGACCAACAGGAGCGACGGGACCAACGGGACCAGCCGGAGCCACGGGACCAGAGGGGCCAACAGGACCAGCCGGAGCCACCGGACCAGCCGGAGCCACGGGACCAGAGGGGCCAACAGGACCAGCCGGACCAACAGGACCAGCGGGAGCCACGGGACCAGAGGGGCCAACGGGACCAGCAGGAGTCACGGGAGCAACCGGACCAGAGGGGCCAACGGGACCAGCCGGGCCAACAGGACCAGCCGGACCAGAAGGACCAGCGGGAGCCACGGGACCAGAAGGACCAGCGGGAGCCACGGGACCAGCCGGACCAACAGGACCAGCCGGACCAGAAGGACCAGCGGGAGCGACGGGACCAGCCGGGCCAACGGGACCAGCCGGACCAACAGGATCAGCGGGAGCCACGGGACCAGAAGGACCAGCGGGAGCCACGGGACCAGAGGGGCCAACGGGACCAGCAGGAGTCACGGGAGCAACCGGACCAGAGGGGCCAACAGGACCAGAAGGAGCGACGGGACCAGCCGGACCAACAGGACCAGAAGGAGCGACGGGACCAGAGGGACCAACGGGACCAGAGGGACCAACGGGACCAGCCGGACCAACAGGACCAGCGGGAGCCACAGGACCAGCCGGAGTCACGGGAGCAACCGGACCAGAGGGACCAACAGGACCAGCCGGAGCCACGGGAGCAACCGGAGAAACGGGAGCCACGGGAGCAACCGGAGAAACGGGAGCCACGGGACCAACAGGAGCAACCGGAGCCACGGGACCAGAAGGAGCGACGGGACCAGAAGGAGCGACGGGACCAGAGGGGCCAACAGGACCAACGGGGCCAACAGGACCACAGGGACCAACAGGACCACAGGGACCAACAGGGCCAGCGGGACCATAA
- a CDS encoding NTTRR-F1 domain yields the protein MSIQNLVVNGGFETGTLANWHFLNTTVTVVTPHTGQFAARFSSGSITAFISQVIPVQPGNQYELLVSMSKQGLQASPEITLHVSFLNEFDEVVGTGLFVLIRYGTIPTVEEDVWKFVYQNSVVSPSNATHAEVRITKEIAAINAPAVLVDNVEVLEATNGSGITGPPGPAGPTGPTGATGATGATGSTGVTGPTGATGVTGATGATGATGVTGPTGVTGPTGATGATGVTGPTGAIGATGATGATGAIGATGATGATGAIGATGATGATGATGPTGATGATGVTGPTGATGATGVPGAMGSTGATGATGVTGPTGATGATGVTGVTGATGATGAPGATGATGATGATGVTGVTGATGPTGATGLTGATGSTGATGSTGATGATGATGATGATGATGVTGVTGPTGATGVTGATGVTGATGATGPTGATGATGVTGPTGAIGATGATGATGATGPPGATGAMGATGVPGATGVTGPTGVTGVTGVTGVTGPTGAIGATGATGVTGATGPTGATGLTGATGSTGATGATGATGATGATGATGVTGATGVTGAIGATGVPGATGATGPTGATGVTGPTGATGATGSTGATGPTGVTGATGVTGPTGATGATGVTGPTGATGVTGATGVTGPTGATGAIGPTGATGPIADELTITDVGPNVNSQFDELNTAQRTPILELTSVYGISDLRDIIETTGNGEVTNTTVEYEVSVTTNGADSAELDSVERGRYMPGYAAQAGIGVRIPEPPVNDQVFEWGMLDDENGAYFGQNVADGIFVAVRRAGTEIEFVSQANWNVDPLDGSGPSGLTLDLTEGNIFQIDFTWYGYGVIQFSIVMQNPTTNAQEVIAVHRYKPSGETSLADPNLPLRARISNNDTAGAVRSLFVGGRQYSILGEFRPEFRITSDRREVTVGTGGLPVLSFQRKPVFPAGSGRANSVSVTLEGVDIVSSSDAWFQVVVDGTLNTAFTNFPTTNTDIPDNETALLVNNSATTIIDGQVVYQGIMAGAQGVANRDLATASLLSFELPAEQPVTLVIGTFSGTSAVSAVFRVNEEW from the coding sequence GTGTCCATTCAAAATCTGGTTGTTAATGGGGGATTTGAAACAGGAACGTTAGCTAATTGGCATTTTTTAAACACAACAGTTACTGTTGTCACCCCTCATACTGGTCAATTTGCTGCTCGATTTTCTAGTGGCTCAATAACAGCATTTATTTCACAAGTTATTCCTGTACAACCAGGCAATCAGTATGAGTTATTGGTGTCTATGTCAAAACAAGGTTTACAAGCAAGTCCTGAAATCACTTTACATGTCTCTTTTTTAAATGAGTTTGATGAAGTAGTAGGAACAGGGCTGTTTGTTCTGATTAGATATGGGACAATTCCGACGGTAGAAGAAGATGTTTGGAAATTTGTGTATCAAAATTCAGTTGTTTCTCCTTCTAATGCAACTCATGCCGAGGTGAGAATCACTAAGGAAATAGCTGCTATTAATGCACCGGCAGTTCTGGTAGATAATGTGGAAGTCTTAGAAGCGACAAATGGGTCTGGGATTACAGGCCCACCTGGTCCAGCAGGCCCAACAGGCCCAACAGGAGCCACGGGAGCCACAGGGGCAACGGGTTCAACGGGAGTAACAGGACCAACCGGAGCCACGGGAGTAACAGGAGCAACAGGTGCAACAGGAGCCACCGGGGTAACAGGACCAACCGGAGTAACGGGTCCAACGGGAGCCACCGGAGCCACGGGAGTAACGGGTCCAACCGGAGCAATAGGTGCAACGGGAGCAACAGGTGCAACGGGAGCAATAGGTGCAACGGGAGCAACAGGGGCAACGGGAGCAATAGGTGCAACGGGAGCCACCGGAGCCACCGGTGCAACAGGCCCAACAGGGGCAACGGGAGCCACGGGAGTAACGGGTCCAACCGGAGCAACTGGTGCAACGGGAGTACCAGGAGCAATGGGTTCAACGGGAGCGACAGGAGCCACGGGAGTAACGGGTCCAACAGGAGCAACGGGAGCAACAGGTGTAACCGGGGTAACAGGAGCAACAGGAGCAACAGGTGCACCGGGAGCAACAGGAGCAACAGGAGCAACAGGAGCAACGGGAGTAACAGGAGTCACAGGAGCAACAGGTCCAACCGGAGCCACGGGATTGACAGGAGCCACAGGATCGACCGGAGCCACAGGATCGACCGGAGCCACCGGGGCAACAGGAGCCACCGGGGCAACAGGAGCGACTGGAGCAACCGGGGTAACGGGAGTAACAGGACCTACTGGTGCAACGGGAGTAACAGGAGCGACAGGAGTAACCGGAGCCACCGGTGCAACAGGACCTACAGGGGCAACGGGAGCCACGGGAGTAACGGGTCCAACAGGAGCAATCGGTGCAACGGGAGCCACAGGAGCCACAGGAGCAACGGGTCCACCAGGAGCCACCGGTGCAATGGGAGCAACAGGAGTACCAGGAGCAACGGGTGTAACAGGTCCAACAGGAGTAACAGGAGTAACCGGGGTAACGGGAGTAACAGGCCCAACAGGAGCAATAGGTGCAACGGGAGCCACGGGAGTCACAGGAGCAACAGGACCAACCGGAGCCACGGGATTGACAGGAGCCACAGGATCGACCGGAGCCACCGGTGCAACAGGAGCCACCGGGGCAACAGGAGCGACTGGAGCAACCGGAGTAACGGGAGCCACAGGAGTAACAGGAGCAATAGGTGCAACGGGAGTACCAGGAGCAACAGGAGCAACGGGTCCAACAGGAGCCACGGGAGTAACGGGTCCAACAGGAGCCACCGGAGCAACGGGTTCAACGGGAGCGACAGGACCAACTGGGGTAACGGGAGCCACAGGAGTAACAGGTCCAACCGGAGCAACAGGAGCCACGGGAGTAACGGGTCCAACCGGAGCGACAGGGGTAACAGGCGCAACCGGAGTAACGGGTCCAACGGGAGCCACCGGGGCAATCGGTCCGACAGGAGCCACAGGTCCAATCGCTGATGAGCTTACAATTACCGATGTAGGGCCAAACGTAAACTCTCAGTTTGATGAATTAAATACTGCTCAGAGAACACCAATCCTAGAATTAACTTCTGTTTATGGTATTTCTGACCTGCGGGATATTATAGAAACTACTGGAAATGGTGAAGTGACTAATACAACAGTTGAATACGAAGTAAGTGTTACAACCAATGGAGCCGACTCTGCTGAATTGGACAGTGTGGAACGAGGGCGTTATATGCCGGGATATGCAGCCCAGGCAGGGATTGGAGTCAGAATACCAGAACCACCAGTAAACGATCAAGTGTTTGAATGGGGAATGCTCGATGATGAAAATGGAGCATACTTCGGACAAAATGTGGCGGATGGAATATTCGTTGCGGTTAGAAGAGCAGGAACTGAAATTGAATTTGTGTCACAGGCGAACTGGAATGTTGATCCACTTGATGGATCTGGTCCTAGCGGACTTACACTCGATTTAACAGAAGGGAATATATTTCAAATAGACTTTACTTGGTATGGATACGGTGTAATACAATTTTCCATCGTGATGCAAAATCCAACGACCAATGCTCAGGAAGTAATTGCTGTACACCGTTATAAGCCAAGTGGAGAAACGAGCTTAGCAGATCCTAACCTGCCACTTCGAGCGCGAATCTCAAATAACGATACTGCTGGAGCTGTAAGGAGCTTATTTGTTGGAGGAAGACAATATAGTATTCTTGGGGAATTCCGACCAGAATTCCGTATTACCTCTGATCGACGGGAAGTCACTGTAGGAACTGGGGGGCTACCTGTTTTATCCTTCCAAAGAAAACCTGTATTTCCTGCTGGTTCAGGAAGAGCAAACTCGGTTAGTGTTACTTTGGAAGGTGTGGATATTGTCAGCTCAAGCGATGCTTGGTTTCAAGTAGTTGTCGACGGAACTTTAAATACAGCTTTTACAAACTTTCCTACTACTAACACTGATATACCCGATAATGAAACGGCGTTACTAGTCAATAACTCAGCTACCACTATCATTGACGGGCAGGTTGTATACCAAGGTATTATGGCTGGAGCCCAAGGTGTAGCTAACAGAGATTTAGCAACTGCCTCTCTTTTATCCTTTGAATTACCTGCAGAACAGCCAGTTACTTTAGTAATCGGAACTTTTTCAGGAACTTCAGCTGTAAGTGCAGTATTCAGGGTAAATGAAGAATGGTAA